From the genome of Vicingaceae bacterium, one region includes:
- the pycA gene encoding acetyl-CoA carboxylase biotin carboxyl carrier protein subunit, translating to MSSTKYIAKINDQSYEIGFKEKLSGNFSINGIDKNADIVKISDREFQFIVDGRVCHFLLQEFNAEEKTIKLIHDHRILEISLSDPYDQLLQSLGMEAAAAKVTDLKAPMPGLVIKILVSPGQEVKKGDSLIILEAMKMENILKSSGEGVIHEIKVKEKDSVEKNQILITFK from the coding sequence ATGTCATCGACCAAATATATTGCTAAAATTAATGACCAATCCTATGAAATAGGATTCAAAGAAAAGCTTTCTGGAAATTTTTCAATCAACGGAATCGACAAAAACGCCGATATAGTAAAAATCTCCGACCGTGAGTTTCAATTTATCGTCGACGGACGGGTTTGTCATTTTTTATTGCAGGAATTTAATGCGGAAGAAAAAACTATCAAATTGATCCATGACCACCGAATTTTGGAAATTTCTCTGAGCGACCCTTACGATCAACTATTACAAAGCTTAGGGATGGAAGCTGCCGCTGCGAAGGTGACCGATCTTAAAGCTCCTATGCCCGGGTTGGTCATAAAAATTCTGGTTTCTCCCGGTCAAGAAGTCAAAAAAGGAGATTCATTGATCATTCTTGAAGCGATGAAAATGGAAAACATTTTAAAATCGTCGGGCGAAGGTGTGATTCACGAAATTAAAGTAAAAGAAAAAGATAGTGTGGAAAAAAATCAAATTTTGATTACATTTAAATAA
- a CDS encoding L-allo-threonine dehydrogenase encodes MMENIAMITGVTSGFGRAIALRLASKGWNVIGTGRRVDRLDLLKKEIEEKYGDRFLPLPLDVRMRKDVFDKIADLPNEWKNIKVLVNNAGLAAGLEYFDEAALDDWDEMIDTNVKGLLYVTKAVLPLMKGKKGRHIVNIGSTAGKEVYEKGNVYCATKHAVDALTKAMRIDLLRHGIKVSGICPGAAETEFSLVRFKGDKERAKKVYEGYQPLTAEDIADIVDWVIHLPENVCVNDLVVTALNQANSFYIKRDI; translated from the coding sequence ATGATGGAAAATATTGCAATGATTACAGGCGTGACTTCAGGTTTTGGCAGAGCCATAGCTTTGCGTTTGGCTTCGAAAGGATGGAATGTTATTGGCACAGGTAGAAGAGTGGATAGGTTGGATTTGTTGAAAAAAGAGATAGAAGAAAAATATGGGGATAGATTTTTGCCTTTGCCTCTCGATGTAAGGATGCGAAAAGATGTGTTTGACAAAATAGCTGACTTGCCCAATGAATGGAAAAATATCAAAGTTTTGGTGAATAATGCCGGGCTTGCAGCGGGATTGGAATACTTTGATGAAGCTGCATTGGATGATTGGGATGAAATGATCGACACGAATGTAAAAGGATTGTTATATGTAACCAAAGCAGTGTTGCCATTGATGAAAGGAAAGAAAGGGCGACACATTGTCAATATTGGTTCTACAGCCGGAAAAGAAGTGTATGAAAAAGGCAATGTGTATTGTGCAACAAAACATGCTGTGGATGCTTTAACCAAGGCCATGCGGATAGATTTGTTGAGACATGGCATCAAAGTGAGCGGCATATGCCCGGGTGCTGCCGAGACGGAGTTCTCGTTGGTCCGGTTTAAAGGCGATAAAGAGCGTGCAAAAAAAGTGTATGAGGGGTATCAACCTTTGACTGCCGAGGATATTGCCGATATTGTGGATTGGGTAATTCATTTGCCTGAAAATGTGTGTGTCAATGATTTGGTTGTTACGGCGTTAAATCAGGCCAATAGTTTTTATATCAAAAGAGATATCTGA
- the tsf gene encoding elongation factor Ts encodes MATITAADVNKLRQMTGAGMMDCKKALMESDGDFEKAIEILRKKGQKVAANRSDREAKEGLVLAKTNNDKTKGFLVVVNCETDFVAKNDEFRSFAERVLDIAINQNISDLETLKQQAFDSELKVADKVIELIGKIGEKIDLNEVAMIEGEYVVAYNHPGNKLASMVAFNMKGEKIEEPAKQIAMQIAAMNPIAIDKDSIPSDVIEKELEIAKEQVRQEGKPEEMVEKIAQGKLNKFIKENTLLGQQFISNDKQTVEQYLKSIDPNLKVLAFKRVMLG; translated from the coding sequence ATGGCAACAATCACCGCAGCAGATGTAAACAAACTCCGTCAAATGACAGGAGCCGGAATGATGGACTGTAAAAAAGCACTAATGGAAAGCGATGGAGATTTTGAAAAAGCCATCGAAATTCTCAGAAAAAAAGGGCAAAAAGTTGCGGCCAACAGAAGCGACCGTGAAGCCAAAGAAGGCTTGGTACTTGCCAAAACCAACAACGATAAAACAAAAGGATTTTTGGTGGTGGTTAATTGTGAAACCGATTTTGTTGCCAAAAATGACGAATTCAGATCATTTGCCGAAAGAGTGCTTGATATAGCCATCAATCAAAATATTTCAGATTTAGAAACTTTAAAACAACAAGCCTTTGATTCCGAACTCAAAGTAGCCGACAAAGTGATAGAACTGATCGGAAAGATCGGTGAAAAAATTGATCTGAATGAAGTAGCCATGATCGAAGGTGAATACGTGGTGGCTTACAATCACCCCGGCAATAAATTGGCTTCGATGGTTGCCTTCAATATGAAAGGAGAAAAAATTGAAGAACCGGCAAAACAAATTGCTATGCAAATAGCAGCCATGAACCCCATTGCCATCGACAAGGACTCAATTCCTTCGGATGTGATCGAAAAAGAACTTGAAATTGCCAAAGAACAAGTGCGTCAGGAAGGCAAACCGGAAGAAATGGTCGAAAAAATTGCACAAGGCAAACTCAATAAATTTATCAAAGAAAACACCTTGCTCGGTCAACAATTTATTTCAAATGACAAGCAAACCGTTGAGCAATACCTTAAGTCAATCGACCCGAATTTAAAGGTGCTGGCTTTTAAACGGGTGATGTTAGGTTAA
- a CDS encoding amidohydrolase has product MPTIDIHTHIIPDQQPDWAQKFGYPGFIRLDHHKPCCARMMKGDQFFREIEENCWNPEARINDCRHTHVDIQVLSVIPVTFYYWAKPQDTLAVSRFQNEYIAKTVDRYPGHFIGLGTVPMQDPALAAKECENIRKMGLKGIEIGSHINDMNLDDKRLYEFYDACIENDLALFVHPWDMMGQERMKKYWLPWLVGMPAETSLAICSMIFGGIFDKFPKLRVAFAHGGGSFPATIGRIEHGHKVRPDLVAIDNPNNPRNYIGRFWIDSLVHDINILKYLINLMGAEKIALGSDYPFPLGEHEPGKMIKESDLENETKEWLLWKSATQWLNLDTNQFLQ; this is encoded by the coding sequence ATGCCAACCATCGATATTCATACACACATCATTCCTGATCAACAACCCGATTGGGCCCAAAAATTTGGATATCCGGGTTTTATCCGGCTCGATCATCATAAGCCATGTTGTGCCCGAATGATGAAGGGCGATCAATTTTTCAGGGAAATAGAAGAAAATTGTTGGAATCCCGAAGCCCGTATCAACGATTGCCGTCATACCCATGTAGACATACAAGTTTTGTCTGTCATACCGGTTACTTTCTATTATTGGGCAAAACCACAAGATACGTTGGCTGTATCGAGATTTCAAAATGAATATATTGCCAAAACGGTTGATAGATATCCTGGTCACTTCATAGGTCTGGGCACAGTACCCATGCAGGATCCTGCACTGGCAGCAAAAGAATGCGAAAATATCCGCAAAATGGGATTGAAAGGCATCGAAATAGGCAGCCACATCAACGATATGAATCTTGACGACAAGAGATTGTACGAATTTTACGATGCCTGTATCGAAAACGATTTGGCACTTTTTGTACACCCATGGGATATGATGGGACAAGAACGCATGAAGAAATATTGGTTACCCTGGCTTGTGGGCATGCCTGCAGAAACCTCCCTGGCAATTTGTTCAATGATTTTCGGTGGCATTTTCGACAAATTCCCCAAATTAAGAGTAGCATTTGCCCACGGTGGAGGCAGTTTCCCGGCTACCATTGGCCGTATAGAACACGGCCATAAAGTCAGACCCGATTTAGTGGCAATCGATAATCCAAACAACCCACGCAACTATATTGGTAGATTTTGGATTGATTCTTTAGTCCATGATATTAATATCTTGAAATATTTAATCAACCTGATGGGCGCCGAAAAAATTGCCCTTGGCAGCGATTATCCTTTTCCATTGGGCGAACATGAACCGGGCAAAATGATCAAAGAATCAGACCTCGAGAACGAAACCAAAGAATGGTTATTATGGAAATCTGCCACACAATGGCTCAATCTCGACACAAATCAATTTTTGCAGTAA
- the pykA gene encoding pyruvate kinase: protein MQELKKTKIVATIGPSSSSKQVLRDMMKAGMNVCRLNFSHGNYDELSQIIHTIREINEQEGIYTAILADLQGPKIRIGELSDGGFELTEGDLLVFVTHDDTGDKNGVLINYENFPKDVKKGDRILLDDGKIVMEVEESNKTDRVVARCINGGFLSSKKGVNLPNTSISLPSLTPKDLKDLDFALDHDVDWIGLSFVRTARDIIELKHIINDRQKFSKIIAKIEKPEAIREFDDILKYTDGVMVARGDLGVEIPIEEVPMIQKELVRKSMAAGKPVIIATQMMESMITNLTPTRAEVTDVANAVLDGADALMLSAETSVGKHPVKVIEAMTRIIREAEKEENIYHKEYPPQFESERFISDSICFNACRLAQRVKAKAIISMTHSGYTGLKVASFRPKALNCVFTGNPRLLTQLSLVWGTHVFYYDKYVSTDHTIADIKYILKKKGYLEEKDLVINIASMPIAEKGMTNMLKLSYVD from the coding sequence ATGCAAGAGTTGAAAAAGACAAAAATTGTGGCCACCATCGGACCGTCATCATCATCTAAACAAGTGTTGCGAGATATGATGAAAGCCGGCATGAATGTTTGCCGTTTAAATTTTTCACATGGCAACTACGATGAACTAAGTCAAATCATTCATACCATTCGTGAAATAAATGAGCAAGAAGGTATATATACTGCTATTTTGGCCGATCTACAAGGCCCCAAAATACGAATAGGCGAATTGTCCGATGGAGGATTCGAACTAACCGAAGGAGACCTCTTGGTCTTTGTAACGCATGATGACACAGGAGACAAAAACGGAGTATTGATCAATTACGAAAATTTCCCAAAAGATGTCAAAAAAGGTGACCGTATTTTGTTGGATGACGGTAAGATAGTGATGGAAGTTGAAGAATCGAATAAAACAGACAGAGTGGTGGCCCGTTGTATCAACGGCGGATTTCTTTCGTCTAAAAAAGGAGTCAATTTGCCCAATACTTCCATTTCCTTACCATCACTCACACCAAAAGATCTCAAAGATCTCGACTTTGCCCTTGATCATGATGTGGATTGGATAGGACTTTCATTTGTTCGCACGGCACGGGATATAATCGAACTGAAACATATCATCAACGACCGTCAAAAATTTTCAAAAATCATCGCCAAAATCGAGAAACCTGAAGCTATCAGAGAGTTTGACGACATACTCAAATATACCGATGGCGTGATGGTGGCACGTGGAGACCTCGGTGTAGAAATTCCCATAGAAGAAGTGCCTATGATCCAAAAAGAATTGGTCAGAAAATCCATGGCTGCCGGTAAACCCGTTATCATTGCCACCCAAATGATGGAAAGCATGATCACCAACCTCACCCCCACCAGGGCAGAAGTGACCGATGTAGCCAACGCCGTGCTTGATGGCGCCGATGCCTTGATGCTGAGTGCTGAAACTTCCGTGGGAAAGCATCCTGTAAAAGTTATCGAAGCCATGACACGTATTATTCGCGAAGCAGAAAAAGAAGAAAACATTTACCATAAAGAGTATCCCCCACAATTTGAAAGCGAAAGGTTTATATCCGACTCCATTTGCTTTAATGCTTGCCGTCTGGCCCAAAGAGTCAAAGCCAAAGCCATCATCAGCATGACCCATTCGGGATACACCGGATTGAAAGTTGCCAGTTTCAGACCCAAAGCTCTAAATTGCGTATTTACCGGCAATCCCCGTTTGCTCACACAACTATCACTCGTATGGGGAACACATGTTTTTTATTACGACAAGTATGTAAGCACCGACCATACGATTGCCGACATAAAATACATTTTAAAGAAAAAAGGATATCTCGAAGAAAAAGACCTGGTCATCAATATCGCCAGTATGCCTATCGCCGAAAAAGGAATGACCAATATGTTAAAACTTAGCTATGTTGATTAA
- the rplM gene encoding 50S ribosomal protein L13: MKTLSYKTEHAKKEAVQPNWLLIDAENQTLGRLASMVAFLLRGKHKAIYTPNVDCGDHVVIINAEKIHLTGKKWDQKEYIHYTGYPGGQRIATAKEVLAKKPVALIEDAVKGMLPKTRLGRAMFRKLHVYTGPEHPHEAQQPKKIELKEIKQKDIK, from the coding sequence GTGAAAACGTTAAGTTACAAAACAGAGCACGCCAAAAAAGAAGCAGTTCAGCCCAATTGGTTGCTGATCGATGCCGAAAACCAAACTTTAGGCCGTTTGGCTTCAATGGTGGCTTTTTTATTGAGAGGCAAGCATAAAGCCATTTACACCCCGAATGTCGATTGTGGTGATCATGTGGTGATAATCAACGCCGAAAAAATCCACCTTACCGGCAAAAAGTGGGACCAAAAAGAATATATCCATTACACCGGCTACCCGGGTGGGCAAAGAATAGCCACGGCCAAAGAAGTGTTGGCAAAGAAACCTGTGGCACTTATCGAAGATGCCGTCAAAGGAATGTTGCCCAAAACGAGATTGGGGCGCGCCATGTTTAGAAAACTTCACGTTTATACCGGCCCCGAACATCCTCATGAGGCCCAACAACCTAAAAAAATTGAATTAAAAGAAATCAAACAAAAAGATATTAAATAA
- the rpsI gene encoding 30S ribosomal protein S9, which produces MDRIVTIGRRKTSVARVYMTKGSGKIIVNDVDYKDYFKTLVHQYKVNQPFMVTSTLNQFDVVAKIDGGGITGQAEALRLGISRALLKYNEEFKPVLKEHELLTRDPRKVERKKPGRKKARKRFQFSKR; this is translated from the coding sequence ATGGACAGAATCGTAACCATTGGACGCCGCAAAACTTCTGTAGCCAGAGTTTATATGACAAAAGGAAGCGGTAAAATCATCGTAAATGATGTTGACTACAAGGATTATTTCAAAACCTTGGTACATCAATACAAAGTCAATCAACCCTTTATGGTGACTTCCACCTTAAACCAATTTGATGTAGTCGCCAAAATAGACGGAGGCGGCATCACCGGACAGGCCGAAGCATTGCGTCTGGGTATTTCAAGAGCATTATTGAAATATAACGAAGAGTTTAAACCTGTTTTGAAAGAACACGAATTGTTGACTCGCGACCCCCGCAAAGTGGAACGTAAAAAACCGGGACGCAAAAAAGCCCGTAAGAGATTTCAATTTAGTAAACGTTAA
- the rpsB gene encoding 30S ribosomal protein S2: MTKPTFEELLEAGVHFGHLKSKWNPKMAPYIFMEKNGVHIIDLYKTIAKLEEACNALKQIAKSGRTILFVATKKQAKEILEERVKPLNMPYVTERWPGGLLTNFVTIRKSIKKMANIDEMIKNGTFDTLSKRERLQITRQRAKLEKDFGSIANMVRLPSALFIVDIKKEHIAVAEARRLNIPIFAMVDTNCDPTLVDFVIPANDDASKSIAKILDYVCEAVKEGLAERKAEKGEKAEETPKTKKAEKVEIPKPKKPASKKTTKSTKENE; this comes from the coding sequence ATGACAAAACCAACTTTTGAAGAATTACTTGAAGCAGGCGTCCACTTTGGTCACCTGAAAAGTAAATGGAACCCGAAAATGGCACCGTATATTTTTATGGAAAAAAACGGTGTCCACATCATCGATTTGTATAAGACCATTGCAAAACTTGAAGAAGCATGCAATGCGTTAAAGCAAATTGCCAAATCGGGTAGAACCATCCTGTTTGTTGCTACTAAAAAGCAAGCCAAAGAAATTTTGGAAGAAAGGGTAAAACCCTTAAACATGCCTTATGTGACCGAACGTTGGCCGGGCGGTCTCCTTACCAATTTTGTCACCATCCGCAAGTCCATCAAAAAAATGGCCAACATCGACGAAATGATTAAAAATGGCACTTTTGATACCCTTTCCAAAAGAGAACGTTTGCAAATTACCCGCCAAAGAGCCAAATTGGAAAAAGATTTTGGCAGTATTGCCAATATGGTGCGTTTGCCTTCGGCTTTATTTATCGTAGATATTAAAAAGGAGCACATCGCCGTGGCCGAAGCTCGCCGTTTGAACATCCCTATTTTTGCCATGGTAGACACCAATTGCGACCCTACCCTGGTAGATTTTGTCATACCGGCCAACGACGATGCCTCAAAATCCATAGCAAAAATTCTTGATTACGTGTGTGAGGCCGTCAAAGAAGGACTTGCAGAAAGAAAAGCCGAAAAAGGGGAAAAAGCAGAAGAAACACCAAAAACCAAAAAGGCAGAAAAAGTGGAAATACCCAAACCTAAAAAACCTGCTTCTAAAAAAACAACTAAATCAACAAAAGAAAACGAATAA
- a CDS encoding peptidase M42 gives MKKNALNIKLLKKISETPGAPGFEDRIRKVVLDELKDLADEVKVDNMGNVIAIKKGTKNKKIMAAAHMDEIGFIVTHIDDNGFVFFHTLGGFDPKTLTAQRVIVHGKKDLIGVMGSKPVHVMKPEEKTKMPSTTEFFIDLGLPKKEVEKWIEIGNPITRERELIEIGDCINGKSLDNRISVFILLEALRMIKGKKIPYDFYAVFTVQEEVGIRGAQVAALKIQPDFGIGIDTTIAYDVPGAKPQEKVTSLGNGVAIKIMDSSAICDYRMIQFMKQEAQKHKIKWQAEILPAGGTDTAGIQRMTAGGAITGAISIPTRHIHQVIESVHKEDVAEAIKLLAYCIEDIDKFDWSF, from the coding sequence ATGAAAAAGAATGCCTTAAATATCAAATTGTTGAAAAAAATCAGCGAAACTCCCGGCGCTCCGGGCTTTGAAGACCGTATCAGAAAAGTAGTTCTGGACGAATTAAAAGATCTGGCCGACGAAGTTAAAGTGGATAACATGGGCAATGTCATAGCCATAAAAAAAGGAACCAAAAACAAAAAAATTATGGCTGCCGCCCATATGGATGAAATCGGTTTTATTGTTACCCATATTGACGACAACGGATTTGTGTTCTTCCATACTTTGGGTGGATTTGACCCCAAAACATTAACCGCACAAAGAGTGATTGTTCACGGAAAAAAAGATTTGATTGGTGTGATGGGCTCTAAACCCGTGCACGTGATGAAGCCCGAAGAAAAAACCAAAATGCCTTCCACTACCGAATTTTTCATAGACCTCGGACTCCCTAAAAAAGAAGTCGAAAAGTGGATAGAAATAGGTAATCCCATAACCCGGGAAAGAGAATTGATCGAAATCGGGGACTGCATCAACGGAAAATCGTTGGACAACCGTATATCTGTCTTTATCCTACTAGAAGCTTTAAGAATGATTAAAGGTAAAAAAATACCTTACGACTTTTATGCCGTATTTACAGTACAAGAAGAAGTCGGTATCCGTGGGGCACAAGTGGCCGCACTGAAAATTCAACCCGATTTTGGTATTGGCATCGACACAACCATAGCCTATGATGTGCCGGGAGCAAAACCACAAGAAAAAGTAACCTCCCTTGGCAACGGAGTGGCAATAAAAATCATGGACTCTTCGGCTATTTGCGATTATCGCATGATTCAATTCATGAAACAAGAAGCGCAAAAACATAAAATCAAATGGCAGGCCGAAATACTTCCCGCAGGAGGAACAGACACAGCAGGTATCCAAAGAATGACGGCAGGAGGAGCCATTACCGGCGCAATCTCAATACCCACAAGACATATACATCAGGTAATCGAATCGGTTCATAAGGAAGATGTGGCCGAAGCCATAAAATTATTGGCATACTGCATCGAAGACATCGACAAGTTTGATTGGAGCTTTTGA
- the pyrH gene encoding uridylate kinase — MKYKRVLLKLSGEALMGQKEFGIDENQLSLYAEEVKSIVDLGVEVAIVIGGGNIFRGIQTKNSGIIDRVQGDYMGMLATIINGMALQSALESKGIKTRLQTAINMEQIAEPFIRRRAIRHLEKKRVVIFGAGTGNPYFTTDTAATLRAVEIEADVILKGTKVDGIYSDDPMKNSNAVKYDFLTFDEAYNKGLKIMDMTAYTMCKENNLPIIVFNINEPGSLKKIVMGEDIGTLVKNGN, encoded by the coding sequence ATGAAATATAAACGTGTATTATTAAAATTAAGCGGAGAAGCCCTTATGGGGCAAAAAGAATTTGGCATCGACGAAAATCAACTTTCGTTATATGCTGAAGAAGTAAAGTCTATTGTAGATTTAGGTGTTGAAGTAGCCATTGTCATTGGCGGAGGAAATATCTTCAGAGGAATTCAGACCAAAAATAGCGGAATCATAGACCGTGTGCAAGGCGATTATATGGGTATGCTTGCCACCATTATCAATGGCATGGCATTGCAATCGGCTCTCGAATCAAAAGGAATCAAAACTCGTCTGCAAACGGCAATCAATATGGAACAAATTGCCGAACCATTTATTCGCCGCAGGGCTATACGCCATCTGGAAAAAAAACGTGTAGTGATTTTTGGCGCCGGCACAGGTAACCCCTATTTTACCACCGACACAGCCGCAACCCTTAGAGCCGTCGAAATTGAAGCCGACGTTATTTTAAAAGGAACAAAAGTTGACGGCATCTATTCTGACGACCCTATGAAAAACAGTAATGCAGTTAAATACGACTTTCTTACCTTTGATGAGGCCTACAATAAAGGACTTAAAATAATGGACATGACTGCCTACACCATGTGTAAAGAAAATAATTTGCCCATTATCGTTTTTAATATCAACGAACCGGGATCACTCAAAAAAATTGTAATGGGAGAAGATATCGGCACTCTGGTTAAAAACGGGAATTAA
- the truB gene encoding tRNA pseudouridine synthase B: MLQPDQIYLIDKPVHWTSFDVVKFVKRHLQQHFKKKIKVGHAGTLDPLATGLLIVCTGIKTKEITKLTPLSKTYTGTIEIGKTTPSFDLETAFDQINDYSSITVQDILNVAKYFTGQYLQTPPIYSAKRVDGKRSYELARKNQNPDLKPVEVHIHSFEITRMALPEIDFIVEVSKGTYIRSLAHDFGQKLGCGAYLKSLRRIAIGQFNIENALTPSQWAEQFNTP; this comes from the coding sequence ATGTTACAGCCCGATCAAATTTATTTAATTGACAAGCCAGTCCATTGGACTTCATTTGACGTGGTCAAATTTGTCAAACGGCATCTTCAACAACATTTCAAAAAAAAAATCAAGGTAGGACATGCCGGCACATTAGACCCGTTGGCCACAGGATTGTTGATTGTTTGCACAGGAATAAAAACCAAAGAAATTACTAAACTGACACCACTCTCAAAAACATACACAGGCACAATTGAAATAGGGAAAACAACTCCCAGTTTCGATCTTGAAACAGCCTTCGATCAAATCAACGACTATTCTTCCATAACCGTTCAAGACATCCTAAACGTGGCTAAATACTTTACCGGTCAATACTTGCAAACTCCTCCCATATACTCCGCCAAACGAGTCGATGGCAAACGTTCCTATGAATTAGCCCGAAAAAATCAAAATCCGGATCTTAAACCCGTAGAAGTACATATTCATTCTTTCGAGATAACCCGGATGGCACTTCCCGAAATCGATTTCATCGTCGAAGTGAGCAAAGGCACCTACATCCGGTCACTTGCACATGATTTCGGGCAAAAATTAGGTTGCGGTGCTTATCTAAAATCCCTTAGACGAATCGCCATCGGTCAGTTTAACATAGAAAACGCCCTCACTCCCTCTCAATGGGCCGAACAATTTAATACTCCATGA